The Theropithecus gelada isolate Dixy chromosome 11, Tgel_1.0, whole genome shotgun sequence genome includes a region encoding these proteins:
- the RAD51AP1 gene encoding RAD51-associated protein 1 isoform X2, producing the protein MVRPVRHKKPVNYSQFDHSDSDDDFVSATVPLNKKSRTTPKELKQDQPKPNLSNLQKEEIPVQEKTPKKRMALDDKLYQRDLEVALALSVKELPTVTTNVQKSQDKSIEKHGSSKIETMNKSPHISNCSVASDYLDLDKITVEDDGGGVQRKRKAASKAAVQQRKILLEGSDGDSANDTEPDFAPGEDSEDDSDFCESEDNDEDFSMRKSKVKEIKKKEVKVKSPVEKKEKKSKSKCNALVTSMDSAPAAVKSESQSSPKKVSLSSDATRKPLQIHSPSAESKRPKWVPPAASGGSRNSSSPLAVVSVKSPNQSLRLGLSRLARVKPLHPNATSS; encoded by the exons ATGGTGCGACCCGTGAG ACATAAGAAACCAGTCAATTACTCACAGTTTGACCACTCTGACAGTGATG ATGATTTTGTTTCTGCAACTGTACCTTTGAACAAGAAATCCAGAACAACACCAAAGGAGTTAAAACAAGATCAACCAAAACCTAACTTGAGCAATCTCCAGAAAGAAGAAATCCCAGTACAAGAGAAAACCCCTAAAAAAAG GATGGCTTTAGATGACAAGCTCTACCAGAGAGACTTAGAAGTTGCACTAGCTTTATCAGTGAAGGAACTTCCAACAGTCACCACTAATGTGCAGAAGTCTCAAGATAAAA GCATTGAAAAACATGGCAGtagtaaaatagaaacaatgaatAAGTCTCCTCATATCTCTAATTGCAGTGTAGCGAGTGATTATTTAG ATTTGGATAAGATCACTGTGGAAGATGACGGTGGTGGtgttcaaaggaaaagaaaagcagcatCTAAAGCTGCAGTACAGCAGAGGAAGATTCTTCTGGAAGGCAGTGATGGTGATAGTGCTAATGACACTGAACCAGACTTTGCACCTG GTGAAGATTCTGAGGATGATTCTGATTTTTGTGAGAGTGAGGATAATGATGAAGACTTCTCTATGAGAAAAAGTaaagttaaagaaattaaaaagaaagaagtgaaggtAAAATCCCcagtagaaaagaaagagaagaaatctaAATCCAAATGTAATGCTTTGG tgactTCGATGGACTCTGCTCCAGCTGCTGTCAAATCGGAATCTCAGTCCTCGCCAAAAAAGGTTTCTCTTTCTTCAGATGCCACTAGGAAACCATTACAAATACACAGTCCTTCAGCTGAAAGCAAGAGACCTAAATGGGTCCCACCAG CGGCATCTGGAGGTAGCAGAAATAGCAGCAGCCCACTGGCGGTAGTGTCTGTGAAGTCTCCAAATCAGAGTCTCCGCCTTGGCTTGTCCAGATTAGCACGAGTTAAACCTTTGCATCCAAATGCCACTAGCAGCTGA
- the RAD51AP1 gene encoding RAD51-associated protein 1 isoform X1 codes for MVRPVRHKKPVNYSQFDHSDSDDDFVSATVPLNKKSRTTPKELKQDQPKPNLSNLQKEEIPVQEKTPKKRLAEGTFSIPASAVPCTKMALDDKLYQRDLEVALALSVKELPTVTTNVQKSQDKSIEKHGSSKIETMNKSPHISNCSVASDYLDLDKITVEDDGGGVQRKRKAASKAAVQQRKILLEGSDGDSANDTEPDFAPGEDSEDDSDFCESEDNDEDFSMRKSKVKEIKKKEVKVKSPVEKKEKKSKSKCNALVTSMDSAPAAVKSESQSSPKKVSLSSDATRKPLQIHSPSAESKRPKWVPPAASGGSRNSSSPLAVVSVKSPNQSLRLGLSRLARVKPLHPNATSS; via the exons ATGGTGCGACCCGTGAG ACATAAGAAACCAGTCAATTACTCACAGTTTGACCACTCTGACAGTGATG ATGATTTTGTTTCTGCAACTGTACCTTTGAACAAGAAATCCAGAACAACACCAAAGGAGTTAAAACAAGATCAACCAAAACCTAACTTGAGCAATCTCCAGAAAGAAGAAATCCCAGTACAAGAGAAAACCCCTAAAAAAAG ACTCGCTGAAGGTACTTTTAGTATTCCAGCTAGTGCAGTGCCTTGTACAAA GATGGCTTTAGATGACAAGCTCTACCAGAGAGACTTAGAAGTTGCACTAGCTTTATCAGTGAAGGAACTTCCAACAGTCACCACTAATGTGCAGAAGTCTCAAGATAAAA GCATTGAAAAACATGGCAGtagtaaaatagaaacaatgaatAAGTCTCCTCATATCTCTAATTGCAGTGTAGCGAGTGATTATTTAG ATTTGGATAAGATCACTGTGGAAGATGACGGTGGTGGtgttcaaaggaaaagaaaagcagcatCTAAAGCTGCAGTACAGCAGAGGAAGATTCTTCTGGAAGGCAGTGATGGTGATAGTGCTAATGACACTGAACCAGACTTTGCACCTG GTGAAGATTCTGAGGATGATTCTGATTTTTGTGAGAGTGAGGATAATGATGAAGACTTCTCTATGAGAAAAAGTaaagttaaagaaattaaaaagaaagaagtgaaggtAAAATCCCcagtagaaaagaaagagaagaaatctaAATCCAAATGTAATGCTTTGG tgactTCGATGGACTCTGCTCCAGCTGCTGTCAAATCGGAATCTCAGTCCTCGCCAAAAAAGGTTTCTCTTTCTTCAGATGCCACTAGGAAACCATTACAAATACACAGTCCTTCAGCTGAAAGCAAGAGACCTAAATGGGTCCCACCAG CGGCATCTGGAGGTAGCAGAAATAGCAGCAGCCCACTGGCGGTAGTGTCTGTGAAGTCTCCAAATCAGAGTCTCCGCCTTGGCTTGTCCAGATTAGCACGAGTTAAACCTTTGCATCCAAATGCCACTAGCAGCTGA